In Acidimicrobiales bacterium, the following proteins share a genomic window:
- a CDS encoding cation-transporting P-type ATPase gives MHWAQVDAVLGRVAVAFDGDEVGVGDLLAVVEAAEAAHGVSEERFGHDRPELPTDVEPIVRALAGLVADAAGLALAVAGRGLPPLPFAQEAAALVSLLDAQPRLRRAFAAGVGPGLADLLPALASAAAHGLAHGPLALATDALHRVLLLDAAIARRACFERVSPALDHEPPEEHRVPLERGERPAPLPDGPVERLADLGSLLSLLGAAGTLALTREARRAGAALFAGSSKAGRLGRDAFASRLSTALSAADELVLDPAALRRLDRLDTVVIDAEVLLTARVEPDEVAIASGADHLEVHQRLRSMVAEADRVVRRGRWTAGPLGQLGADARQVRHLARALPVVPTHGLTAAGRVVAVMTLRRQAVAGWQAVVDAARRAGLMVAIAGDELGLVDRFGAHLLVAGGDRLVESIRMLQGDGCGVVLVGGGAPGPLLAADCSIGLRTRSPAPAADIVASDLATAAMVVEAVAVAREVSQLSARLGLAGSLLGILLGNVAAPGRSVAQAMAGTNLAALAAMAVGARAARSLARRGRPRLGPDPPWHELPVDEVLTLLRTGREGRRAPAAPPRAGKQARGPGTRFVGAVAAELANPLTPVLGAGALASAALGSVLDSALVAGVVVLNAVLGAGVRWRAEGALAALEASSAPDVVVRRSGRPVRVAASSLVPGDVVELRAGDVVAADARIVEAHHLEVDESSLTGESLPVAKRAAPCFAPLVAERVSMLYEGSAVLGGSALAAVVAVGADTEAARADATAQSPPESGVEARLRRLTDLALPVTALASAALLGAGAARGRPPAEALATAVGLSVAAVPEGLPVTATLAQLAAARRLSAHGALVRNPRALEALARADVLCIDKTGTLTAGRALLTEVAAGPRRSKVATLGPPERRVLAAALRATPPAGAGLVHMTDRAVVEAAAALGVSEEVGAPGWRREEELPFSPSRTYHATLGRDAEGLLLSAKGAPEEILERCASWRDGGRDLPLDGRARRRLGAQVERLARRGLRIIAVAQGRPAHAGRLDDAEVTGLTYLGFVALSDPVRSTAAEAVRELAAAGVELVMVTGDHASTAESVAAELGILNGRRVVTGAELERLGDDELDELVPSVSVFARVTPADKVRIVQALRRLGRSVAMTGDGANDAGAIRLADVGLALGARATPSARAAADVVVLDDRLETILAALAEGRAMWASVAEALGILLGGNAGELAFTVGVGLLTGRSPLSARQLLLVNLLTDVLPALTIALRPPLDRPVAELLEEGPDRSLSGPLARKVAERGLCTAAGAGLAWAIGRATGRRRRADTMALAALVGSQLGQTIAAARGDLLATTAALASGAVLVAAIEVPVVRRYFGCVPLGPSGWAVVTVSCAAATVAAVLLARRASLPR, from the coding sequence GTGCACTGGGCGCAGGTCGACGCCGTTCTGGGGCGCGTCGCGGTTGCCTTCGACGGGGACGAGGTGGGCGTCGGCGACCTGCTCGCGGTGGTCGAGGCCGCAGAGGCGGCGCACGGGGTCTCCGAGGAGCGCTTCGGCCACGATCGGCCGGAGCTGCCGACCGACGTCGAGCCGATCGTGCGCGCGCTCGCCGGCCTCGTCGCGGACGCCGCCGGGCTCGCGCTCGCCGTCGCCGGACGCGGACTGCCGCCGCTGCCGTTCGCCCAGGAGGCAGCCGCGCTCGTCTCGCTCCTCGACGCCCAGCCCCGCCTGCGCCGAGCCTTCGCCGCCGGCGTCGGGCCCGGGCTCGCCGACCTGCTGCCCGCCCTCGCGAGCGCCGCGGCGCACGGCCTCGCGCACGGTCCGCTCGCGCTCGCGACCGACGCGCTGCACCGCGTCCTGCTCCTCGACGCCGCCATCGCCCGGCGTGCCTGCTTCGAGCGCGTCTCCCCCGCGCTCGACCACGAGCCGCCGGAGGAGCACCGTGTGCCGCTCGAGCGGGGCGAGCGGCCCGCCCCGCTGCCAGATGGGCCGGTGGAGCGCCTCGCGGACCTCGGATCGCTGCTCTCGCTCCTCGGCGCGGCGGGCACGCTCGCGCTCACGCGCGAGGCGCGCCGTGCGGGCGCGGCGCTCTTCGCCGGGAGCTCCAAGGCGGGACGGCTCGGCCGGGACGCCTTCGCCAGCCGGCTCTCGACGGCGCTCTCGGCGGCCGACGAGCTCGTGCTGGACCCGGCGGCTCTGCGCCGCCTCGATCGCCTCGACACGGTCGTGATCGACGCCGAGGTGCTGCTCACGGCGCGCGTCGAGCCCGACGAGGTTGCGATCGCCTCTGGCGCGGACCACCTCGAGGTTCACCAGCGGCTCCGCTCGATGGTCGCCGAGGCGGACCGAGTCGTGCGCCGCGGCCGGTGGACGGCAGGCCCGCTCGGGCAGCTCGGCGCGGATGCGAGGCAGGTGCGCCACCTGGCGCGCGCGCTGCCGGTCGTGCCCACCCACGGGCTCACGGCAGCCGGGCGCGTGGTCGCCGTGATGACGCTGCGGCGCCAGGCGGTCGCCGGCTGGCAGGCTGTCGTCGACGCAGCGCGCCGTGCCGGGCTGATGGTGGCGATCGCGGGCGACGAGCTCGGTCTCGTCGACCGCTTCGGTGCCCACCTGCTCGTGGCGGGGGGCGACCGGCTCGTGGAGTCGATCCGGATGCTCCAGGGCGACGGCTGCGGCGTCGTCCTCGTCGGGGGGGGCGCCCCCGGCCCGCTCCTCGCCGCCGACTGCTCGATCGGCCTGCGCACCCGCTCCCCGGCGCCCGCCGCCGACATCGTCGCGAGCGACCTCGCAACCGCGGCGATGGTCGTCGAGGCGGTGGCGGTGGCACGGGAGGTGAGCCAGCTGAGCGCGCGCCTCGGCCTCGCCGGTTCGCTCCTCGGCATCCTGCTCGGGAACGTCGCCGCTCCTGGCCGGAGCGTCGCGCAGGCGATGGCGGGGACCAACCTCGCGGCGCTCGCCGCGATGGCCGTCGGGGCGCGCGCCGCGCGCTCGCTCGCCCGGCGGGGCCGTCCCCGCCTCGGGCCGGACCCGCCGTGGCACGAGCTGCCCGTCGACGAGGTCCTCACGCTCCTGCGCACCGGACGCGAAGGCCGGCGCGCCCCAGCTGCGCCGCCACGTGCCGGCAAGCAGGCGAGAGGCCCGGGCACCCGCTTCGTCGGTGCCGTCGCGGCGGAGCTCGCCAACCCGCTCACCCCCGTGCTCGGCGCCGGAGCGCTCGCCTCGGCTGCCCTCGGCTCGGTGCTCGACTCGGCCCTCGTGGCCGGCGTCGTGGTGCTCAATGCCGTCCTCGGGGCCGGTGTCCGCTGGCGCGCGGAGGGCGCCCTCGCCGCGCTCGAGGCCTCGAGCGCTCCCGACGTCGTGGTCCGCCGCTCGGGCCGCCCGGTGCGCGTCGCCGCGTCCTCGCTCGTGCCGGGCGACGTGGTCGAGCTGCGGGCCGGCGACGTGGTTGCGGCCGACGCCCGGATCGTGGAGGCGCACCACCTCGAGGTCGACGAGTCGAGCCTGACGGGCGAGTCGCTGCCGGTCGCCAAGCGCGCGGCGCCGTGCTTCGCGCCGCTCGTCGCGGAGCGCGTCTCGATGCTGTACGAGGGAAGCGCCGTCCTCGGCGGCTCGGCGCTCGCGGCGGTGGTCGCGGTCGGGGCCGACACGGAGGCGGCGCGCGCCGACGCCACGGCGCAGTCGCCCCCCGAGAGCGGCGTCGAGGCTCGCCTCCGCCGGCTGACGGACCTCGCGCTGCCCGTCACGGCGCTCGCCAGCGCGGCGCTGCTCGGCGCCGGCGCGGCGCGTGGACGGCCACCCGCGGAGGCGCTCGCGACGGCTGTCGGCCTGTCGGTCGCGGCCGTCCCTGAGGGCCTACCCGTCACGGCCACCCTCGCCCAGCTCGCCGCGGCGCGCCGGCTATCGGCCCACGGCGCGCTCGTGCGCAACCCGAGGGCGCTCGAGGCGCTCGCCCGGGCGGACGTCCTGTGCATCGACAAGACGGGCACGCTGACCGCGGGGCGCGCGCTGCTGACCGAGGTTGCTGCGGGGCCTCGGCGCTCGAAGGTCGCCACCCTCGGGCCGCCCGAGCGCCGGGTGCTCGCCGCTGCGCTGCGGGCGACGCCGCCAGCGGGAGCCGGCCTCGTGCACATGACCGACCGCGCCGTGGTCGAGGCGGCCGCCGCCCTCGGCGTCTCGGAGGAGGTCGGGGCGCCGGGCTGGCGGCGCGAGGAGGAGCTGCCGTTCTCGCCGAGCCGTACCTACCACGCGACGTTGGGCCGCGACGCGGAGGGCCTCCTCCTCAGCGCGAAGGGAGCGCCGGAGGAGATCCTCGAGCGGTGCGCGAGCTGGCGCGACGGCGGCAGGGACCTGCCGCTCGATGGGCGCGCCCGTCGGCGGCTCGGGGCGCAGGTCGAGCGGCTCGCCCGACGCGGCCTGCGGATCATCGCGGTGGCGCAGGGTCGGCCGGCACACGCCGGCCGCCTCGACGACGCCGAGGTGACGGGGCTCACCTACCTCGGCTTCGTGGCGCTCTCCGATCCCGTGCGCTCCACGGCCGCCGAGGCGGTGCGGGAGCTGGCTGCCGCGGGTGTCGAGCTCGTCATGGTCACGGGCGACCACGCGAGCACGGCAGAGAGCGTCGCCGCGGAGCTCGGCATCTTGAACGGCCGGCGCGTGGTCACCGGTGCCGAGCTCGAGCGCCTCGGCGACGACGAGCTCGACGAGCTCGTCCCGTCGGTCTCGGTGTTCGCGCGCGTCACCCCGGCCGACAAGGTGCGCATCGTCCAGGCGCTCCGCCGCCTCGGACGGTCGGTCGCGATGACCGGGGACGGCGCGAACGACGCCGGCGCGATCCGCCTCGCGGACGTCGGCCTCGCCCTCGGGGCGCGGGCCACGCCCTCGGCGCGCGCCGCCGCCGACGTCGTCGTCCTCGACGACCGCCTCGAGACCATCCTCGCTGCGCTCGCGGAGGGCCGGGCGATGTGGGCGTCGGTCGCCGAGGCGCTCGGCATCCTCCTCGGCGGGAACGCGGGGGAGCTCGCGTTCACCGTCGGGGTCGGTCTGCTGACCGGGCGCAGCCCCCTCTCCGCACGCCAGCTCCTGCTCGTCAACCTGCTCACGGACGTCCTTCCTGCGCTCACGATCGCGCTGCGACCGCCCCTCGACCGCCCTGTCGCCGAGCTCCTCGAGGAGGGCCCGGACCGCTCGCTGTCGGGGCCGCTCGCCCGCAAGGTCGCCGAGCGCGGCCTGTGCACGGCGGCGGGCGCGGGGCTCGCGTGGGCCATCGGCCGCGCGACGGGCCGTCGGCGTCGCGCCGACACCATGGCGCTCGCGGCGCTCGTCGGCTCCCAGCTCGGCCAGACGATCGCCGCGGCGCGAGGGGACCTCCTCGCGACGACGGCGGCGCTCGCGTCCGGTGCGGTCCTCGTCGCAGCCATCGAGGTGCCCGTGGTGCGGCGCTACTTCGGGTGCGTGCCCCTCGGGCCGTCCGGCTGGGCGGTCGTGACCGTCTCGTGCGCGGCGGCGACCGTCGCCGCGGTCCTCCTGGCCCGGCGCGCCAGCCTCCCCCGCTAG
- a CDS encoding IS630 family transposase has protein sequence MRLSDADRAVLEQRASSRTVAHRDVVRARIVLLAANDVTNVAIARRVGVCVDAVSKWRKRFCAEGLAGLADRKRSGRPRRFSGEVVAHVKAMACEPPGRREVPLTRWSSHELAAQAVQEGLVEAISSSTIRRWLHAAAIKPWRYRSWIFPRDPDFAPKAARVLDLYERRFEGHLLGPDDYVISADEKSQLQALSRRHSDLEAAPGRLRRIEFEYRRGGTLAYLGAYDVHRAALFGQVAEKTGIEPFMTLVEKVMAKEPYKSARCVYWVVDNRSSHNGQRSIERMEAAFPNARLIHLPVHASWLNQIEVVFSIIQRKVVRSGDFAGLGALAERLLAFEQHYNASARPFDWRFSTDDLAAMLERLEGRALLAA, from the coding sequence GTGCGCCTGTCAGACGCGGATCGAGCAGTCCTCGAGCAGCGGGCGTCGTCGCGCACCGTCGCCCATCGTGACGTGGTGCGGGCGCGCATCGTGCTGCTCGCAGCGAACGACGTCACCAACGTGGCGATCGCGCGACGTGTCGGCGTCTGTGTCGACGCGGTCTCGAAGTGGCGCAAGCGCTTCTGTGCGGAGGGCCTAGCCGGGCTGGCCGATCGCAAGCGCTCGGGTCGCCCACGTCGCTTCAGCGGCGAGGTCGTCGCCCACGTGAAGGCGATGGCCTGCGAGCCGCCCGGTCGCCGGGAGGTGCCCCTCACGCGCTGGAGCTCGCACGAGCTCGCCGCCCAGGCCGTCCAAGAGGGCCTCGTCGAGGCGATCTCCTCCTCGACCATCAGACGCTGGCTGCACGCGGCGGCGATCAAGCCCTGGCGCTACCGATCCTGGATCTTCCCCCGGGATCCCGACTTCGCGCCCAAGGCCGCCCGGGTCCTCGACCTCTACGAGCGCCGCTTTGAGGGCCACCTCCTCGGGCCCGACGACTACGTCATCTCCGCAGACGAGAAGTCCCAGCTGCAGGCGCTGTCGAGGCGCCACAGCGACCTGGAAGCAGCGCCGGGGCGGCTTCGCCGGATCGAGTTCGAGTACCGCCGAGGCGGCACGCTCGCCTACCTCGGCGCCTACGACGTCCACCGAGCAGCCCTGTTCGGCCAGGTGGCGGAGAAGACCGGCATCGAGCCGTTCATGACCCTCGTTGAGAAGGTGATGGCGAAGGAACCCTACAAGAGCGCCCGATGCGTCTACTGGGTCGTCGACAACCGTTCCTCCCACAACGGGCAGCGCTCGATCGAGCGAATGGAAGCCGCCTTCCCGAACGCCCGGTTGATCCACCTCCCGGTCCATGCCTCCTGGCTCAACCAGATCGAGGTGGTCTTCTCGATCATCCAACGCAAGGTCGTCCGCTCCGGCGATTTCGCGGGCCTCGGCGCTCTCGCGGAGCGCCTCTTGGCCTTCGAACAGCACTACAACGCGAGCGCCCGACCCTTCGACTGGCGCTTCAGCACCGACGACCTCGCCGCCATGCTCGAGCGCCTGGAGGGTCGCGCCCTGCTTGCTGCCTGA
- a CDS encoding YbjQ family protein, with translation MLIATTNDLPGYEVVEVLGEVFGLTVRSRNAFSQAGASLRSLVGGELRGMTKNLERSRREVIERLADAAAARGANAVLAMRFDTTELGGMWTEVCAYGTAVRVEPR, from the coding sequence GTGCTCATCGCCACGACGAACGACCTCCCCGGCTACGAAGTCGTCGAGGTCCTCGGCGAGGTCTTCGGCCTCACCGTCCGCTCGCGCAACGCCTTCTCCCAGGCGGGCGCCAGCCTGCGCTCCCTCGTCGGCGGCGAGCTGCGAGGGATGACGAAGAACCTCGAGCGCAGCCGCCGCGAGGTCATCGAGCGACTCGCCGACGCCGCTGCCGCGCGCGGCGCGAACGCCGTGCTCGCGATGCGCTTCGACACCACCGAGCTCGGCGGGATGTGGACGGAGGTCTGCGCCTACGGGACCGCCGTGCGCGTCGAGCCGCGCTGA
- a CDS encoding class I SAM-dependent methyltransferase, protein MRTRPRPARGEGKANLARQRRFWTRRAAAWDHGAGTSPGLRQVVERVLAEAAPSSDDEAVDLGCGSGQLALRLAPLVRRVIAVDISEAMIDLLAANADAASVDNVEAVASPIERFDLGPSSVDLVVSNYALHHLRDRDKARLVARAATWLRPGGRLVIGDMMFGRGADRRDREVIASKVAVLARRGPGGWWRIAKNASRYLLRLQERPVPIGAWVDILRRAGLADVRAIPVVSEAAVVRGTKPGPKTQEV, encoded by the coding sequence GTGAGGACGAGGCCGCGCCCAGCTCGCGGCGAGGGGAAGGCGAACCTCGCGCGCCAGCGCCGCTTCTGGACGCGGCGCGCCGCGGCGTGGGACCACGGAGCGGGGACCAGCCCTGGCCTTCGCCAGGTCGTCGAGCGGGTCCTCGCCGAGGCGGCGCCGTCGAGCGACGACGAGGCGGTCGACCTCGGGTGCGGGTCGGGCCAGCTCGCGCTGCGCCTCGCCCCCCTCGTGCGCCGGGTCATCGCGGTCGACATCAGCGAGGCGATGATCGACCTCCTCGCGGCGAACGCCGACGCGGCCTCGGTGGACAACGTGGAGGCGGTGGCGAGCCCCATCGAGCGCTTCGACCTCGGGCCGAGCTCCGTCGACCTCGTCGTGTCGAACTACGCCCTCCACCACCTGCGCGACCGGGACAAGGCGCGCCTCGTCGCCCGGGCGGCGACCTGGCTGCGGCCCGGCGGGCGGCTCGTCATCGGCGACATGATGTTCGGCCGCGGCGCTGACCGACGCGACCGCGAGGTCATCGCCTCCAAGGTCGCCGTCCTCGCGCGCCGCGGCCCTGGCGGCTGGTGGCGCATCGCCAAGAACGCCTCGCGCTACCTGCTGCGCCTGCAGGAACGCCCCGTGCCCATCGGCGCCTGGGTCGACATCCTCCGCCGCGCCGGGCTCGCCGACGTACGAGCCATCCCGGTGGTGAGCGAGGCCGCCGTCGTGCGGGGCACGAAGCCCGGTCCGAAGACGCAGGAGGTGTGA
- a CDS encoding ABC transporter permease, with product MTSAAVEAAPRIGERPLRSVAAASRSALGALLLRDVVVLRKHFWEFVLRTLIQPFLLCFVFLYVFPKIGQGVGGRTPAAESAFATILVPGVVGISVMFQGVQSIALAMAQEFGFTREIEDRVQAPCPIWLVAVAKVLSGAIQGLLSAAIVLPIAAVVHARGVHAHLELHWWIICTFVPLACVAMSGLGLVLGTSFEPRNIGLMFGFIILPITFLGGTYYGWTRLAPVTIGRWHWLQTLVLVNPLIYVNEGMRAAFTGAAHLPLYVLYPVVAGFGTVFLALGLRNFRRRVLS from the coding sequence ATGACCTCGGCCGCCGTCGAGGCGGCGCCGCGCATCGGGGAGCGGCCGCTGCGCTCGGTCGCCGCGGCGAGCCGCAGCGCGCTCGGCGCGCTGCTCCTACGCGACGTCGTCGTCCTTCGCAAGCACTTCTGGGAGTTCGTCCTGCGCACCTTGATCCAGCCGTTCCTGCTGTGCTTCGTCTTCCTCTACGTGTTCCCGAAGATCGGCCAGGGGGTCGGCGGGCGGACACCCGCCGCCGAGTCGGCATTCGCGACGATCCTCGTGCCCGGGGTCGTCGGCATCTCGGTCATGTTCCAGGGCGTGCAGTCCATCGCCCTCGCAATGGCGCAGGAGTTCGGCTTCACCCGGGAGATCGAGGACCGGGTCCAGGCGCCGTGCCCGATCTGGCTCGTTGCCGTGGCGAAGGTGCTCTCCGGCGCGATCCAGGGGCTGCTCTCGGCGGCCATCGTGCTGCCGATCGCGGCGGTGGTGCACGCGAGAGGCGTGCACGCGCACCTCGAGCTGCACTGGTGGATCATCTGCACCTTCGTTCCGCTCGCCTGCGTCGCCATGTCGGGCCTCGGCCTCGTCCTCGGCACGAGCTTCGAGCCGCGCAACATCGGGCTCATGTTCGGCTTCATCATCCTGCCGATCACCTTCCTCGGCGGGACGTACTACGGCTGGACCCGCCTCGCCCCGGTGACCATCGGGCGCTGGCACTGGCTGCAGACGCTCGTGCTCGTCAACCCGCTCATCTACGTGAACGAGGGCATGCGGGCGGCCTTCACCGGCGCGGCCCACCTGCCCCTCTACGTCCTGTACCCGGTCGTCGCCGGCTTCGGCACCGTCTTCCTGGCACTCGGACTGCGCAACTTCCGCCGGCGCGTCCTGTCGTGA
- a CDS encoding DegV family protein, whose translation MGGVAVITDSSTCIPSELAVRYGIRVLPISVYAADLDGDEDGERLSVLEAVEHEELFGASRPFVTEYLSAIEAPGCDAAVVITPAGEFAAMFRNATLATELANRPAVVVDSRTAAAGQALVVLAAAERAAGGGDLEAVVRASEEASRRVELVASLATLEPIRRSGPVPEAVLRASELSGTRSVFRMRDGAVEPLEAIASGDATLEAIAAAFRASAGPGVERSTVFHAGAPRAASRLEELLGGVDFVCGFSPAMQVHTGAGVVGAAWIPRPETP comes from the coding sequence ATGGGTGGTGTCGCGGTCATCACCGACTCCAGCACCTGCATCCCCTCCGAGCTGGCGGTGCGGTACGGCATCCGCGTGCTCCCCATCAGCGTCTACGCGGCCGACCTCGACGGCGACGAGGACGGCGAGCGGCTCTCGGTGCTCGAGGCGGTCGAGCACGAGGAGCTGTTCGGGGCCAGCCGGCCCTTCGTCACAGAGTACCTTTCCGCGATCGAGGCCCCGGGCTGCGACGCGGCGGTCGTCATCACGCCGGCGGGCGAGTTCGCGGCGATGTTCCGCAACGCCACCCTCGCCACCGAGCTGGCCAACCGCCCTGCAGTGGTCGTCGACTCGCGCACGGCGGCCGCGGGCCAGGCGCTCGTCGTGCTCGCCGCCGCCGAACGCGCCGCGGGCGGCGGCGACCTCGAGGCCGTGGTCCGGGCGAGCGAGGAGGCGTCGCGCCGGGTCGAGCTCGTCGCGTCGCTCGCGACCCTCGAGCCGATCCGCAGGAGCGGTCCCGTCCCCGAGGCGGTGCTGCGGGCGAGCGAGCTGTCGGGGACGAGGAGCGTGTTCCGCATGCGCGACGGCGCCGTGGAGCCGCTCGAGGCGATCGCCTCGGGCGACGCCACCTTGGAGGCGATCGCGGCGGCCTTCCGCGCGAGCGCCGGGCCCGGCGTCGAGCGCTCCACCGTCTTCCACGCAGGGGCGCCGCGCGCCGCGAGCCGCCTCGAGGAGCTGCTCGGCGGGGTGGACTTCGTCTGCGGCTTCTCGCCGGCGATGCAGGTCCACACCGGCGCCGGGGTGGTCGGCGCCGCGTGGATCCCACGGCCGGAGACGCCCTGA
- a CDS encoding ATP-binding cassette domain-containing protein, whose protein sequence is MAATESGRTGGSTLRDGSVRRGVIHTEQLTKVYPGADFAAVDRLDLDVEAGEIFGLLGPNGAGKTTTAGMLTTRVVPTSGRAFVGGIDVAAHPALAKQLSGIVSQQNTLDRQLTVFENLYFHGRLFGMGAKASRRTADELLERFQLSRWANASVYALSGGMAQRLMVARAIFHRPAVLFLDEPTAGLDPQSRLALWDLLGELNREGQTILLTTHYMEEADRLCGRVAIMDHGRILALDTPAALKQSIGADTVVTVRSTGDPRRLGEVLVRDLGGVNRVRHADGRLELHVQGTDRLVPRIVNSAERAGFDIVDLSIAEPSLETVFITLTGKELRE, encoded by the coding sequence GTGGCCGCGACCGAATCCGGCCGAACCGGCGGCTCGACGCTTCGCGACGGCTCGGTCCGCCGCGGCGTCATCCACACCGAGCAGCTCACCAAGGTCTACCCGGGCGCCGACTTCGCCGCCGTCGACCGGCTCGACCTCGACGTCGAGGCGGGCGAGATCTTCGGCCTGCTCGGACCGAACGGAGCGGGCAAGACGACGACGGCGGGAATGCTGACGACGCGGGTCGTGCCGACCTCCGGCCGCGCCTTCGTCGGGGGAATCGACGTCGCTGCCCACCCCGCGCTCGCCAAGCAGCTCTCCGGCATCGTGTCCCAGCAGAACACCCTCGACCGCCAGCTCACCGTCTTCGAGAACCTCTACTTCCACGGTCGGCTGTTCGGCATGGGAGCGAAGGCGTCCAGGCGGACGGCCGACGAGCTCCTCGAGCGCTTCCAGCTCTCGCGCTGGGCGAACGCCTCCGTCTACGCCCTGTCTGGCGGCATGGCCCAGCGCCTGATGGTGGCCCGCGCCATCTTCCACCGGCCGGCGGTCCTCTTCCTCGACGAGCCGACGGCCGGCCTCGATCCCCAGAGCCGCCTCGCGCTGTGGGACCTGCTCGGCGAGCTGAACCGCGAGGGTCAGACGATCCTGCTCACCACCCACTACATGGAGGAAGCAGACCGGCTCTGCGGGCGGGTGGCGATCATGGACCACGGCCGCATCCTCGCCCTCGACACGCCGGCCGCGTTGAAGCAGAGCATCGGCGCCGACACCGTCGTGACCGTGCGATCGACGGGCGATCCCCGGCGGCTCGGCGAGGTCCTCGTCCGCGACCTCGGGGGCGTCAATCGGGTCCGCCACGCCGACGGCCGACTCGAGCTCCACGTGCAGGGGACCGATCGCCTCGTCCCACGGATCGTCAACTCGGCCGAGCGTGCCGGCTTCGACATCGTCGACCTGTCGATCGCCGAACCGAGCCTCGAGACGGTGTTCATCACCCTCACCGGCAAGGAGCTGCGCGAGTGA
- a CDS encoding DUF2237 domain-containing protein — translation MCARSRLAQMRRWRRPALGPARAPPERSGTASREAQGTHQYYPTDAASPAAPGDSTHLEARLEVSDTLVMADRNVLGGELEPCGFDPLTGFYRNGCCHTGPEDVGSHTICAVVTAEFLEHQRRIGNDLVTPMPQFRFPGLVPGDRWCVTAANWLRAYRDGAACFVVLASTHERALDIVPLDALREYAVDVPASPGSLEE, via the coding sequence ATGTGCGCGCGATCCCGGCTGGCCCAGATGCGCCGGTGGCGGCGTCCGGCGCTCGGACCGGCGCGCGCCCCGCCCGAGCGGTCCGGCACGGCTTCGCGCGAGGCGCAGGGCACGCACCAGTACTACCCCACCGACGCCGCCTCCCCGGCGGCACCAGGCGACTCGACGCACCTCGAGGCTCGCCTCGAGGTGAGCGATACTTTGGTCATGGCCGACCGCAACGTGCTCGGTGGCGAGCTCGAGCCCTGCGGCTTCGACCCCCTGACCGGCTTCTACCGCAACGGCTGCTGCCACACCGGCCCCGAGGACGTCGGCAGCCACACGATCTGCGCCGTCGTCACCGCCGAGTTCCTCGAGCACCAGCGCCGGATCGGCAACGACCTCGTCACTCCGATGCCGCAGTTCCGGTTCCCGGGGCTCGTGCCGGGCGACCGGTGGTGCGTGACCGCGGCGAACTGGCTGCGCGCCTATCGCGACGGGGCGGCCTGCTTCGTGGTCCTCGCGTCGACCCACGAGCGGGCGCTCGACATCGTGCCCCTCGACGCGCTGCGCGAGTACGCCGTCGACGTACCGGCCAGTCCGGGGTCGCTCGAGGAGTGA
- a CDS encoding ATP-binding cassette domain-containing protein, with product MAVIEVQNLTKRFGPTLAVDHLSFEVPQGTITGFLGPNGAGKTTTLRMLLGLVTPSSGRALIEGRPYVELDHPLRHVGAVLESSSFYPGRRARDHLRILAMTAGVSGRRVEEVLELVGLAGDADRRVGGFSLGMRQRLGLAGALLAEPGILVLDEPANGLDPEGVRWLRELLRRLRSEGRTILVSSHILAEVSQIADGVVILDRGRLVTQGSLEALTAGDRRVVHVRTPRAAELLAALEGAGMRGSLGPGDRLEVRGASPEQVGVLAASLGIPIFESRAEEASLEDVFFELTAAEERGANR from the coding sequence ATGGCGGTGATCGAGGTGCAGAACCTGACGAAGCGCTTCGGGCCGACGCTCGCCGTCGACCACCTGAGCTTCGAGGTGCCGCAGGGAACGATCACCGGCTTCCTCGGGCCGAACGGCGCGGGCAAGACGACGACGCTGCGGATGCTGCTCGGGCTCGTCACGCCGAGCAGCGGCCGCGCGCTCATCGAGGGCCGGCCCTACGTCGAGCTCGACCACCCGCTGCGCCACGTGGGCGCGGTCCTCGAGTCCTCGAGCTTCTACCCCGGCCGCCGGGCCCGTGACCACCTGCGCATCCTCGCGATGACCGCCGGCGTGAGCGGCCGCCGTGTCGAGGAGGTCCTCGAGCTCGTCGGTCTCGCCGGGGATGCCGACCGACGCGTCGGCGGCTTCTCGCTCGGGATGCGCCAGCGCCTGGGCCTTGCCGGCGCTCTGCTCGCCGAGCCGGGCATCCTCGTCCTCGACGAGCCCGCCAACGGCCTCGACCCCGAAGGCGTCCGCTGGCTGCGGGAGCTGCTCCGCCGCCTGCGCTCGGAGGGGCGCACGATCCTCGTCTCGAGCCACATCCTCGCCGAGGTGTCCCAGATCGCCGACGGCGTCGTCATCCTCGATCGCGGCCGGCTCGTGACCCAGGGCTCGCTCGAGGCCCTGACGGCCGGCGACCGACGGGTCGTCCACGTTCGCACGCCGCGTGCGGCCGAGCTGCTCGCCGCGCTCGAGGGCGCAGGGATGCGAGGGAGCCTCGGACCGGGCGACCGGCTCGAGGTGCGGGGGGCGAGCCCCGAGCAGGTAGGCGTGCTCGCGGCGAGCCTCGGCATCCCGATCTTCGAGAGCAGGGCTGAGGAAGCGAGCCTCGAGGACGTGTTCTTCGAGCTGACCGCCGCCGAGGAGCGGGGGGCGAACCGGTGA